The DNA sequence GTctaacttttcttcttcttctactacggtctaacttttcttcttcttctactacggtctaacttttcttcttcttctactacggtctaacttttcttcttcttctactacagtctaacttttcttcttctacacTTCTCTTTCATGTTGTCAGCActtcatttaattgtttttatattttaaattgcACACgaaattattgttttaattgtggaaaacaaataattaaaaaataaacttgaaGGGCCAAATTCCATTTCATTTTTCCCATCAAGTCGCGGGTCGGATATAGGGGGGCCACTTCCGGCCCGCGGGCCAGGAGTTTGAGACCCCTGCTCTAATCAGTCCAGAGTGACGCCTCTGTACAAAcagatcaataaaggatctctgacaatgaaaataaaccaaCATGTCCGACACTGTCAGAGTTTCCTCTGGCaccagtcagctgatcgtcttcatcacacaggagaagagTCTGGGAGTTAGGCTAacgctaagctagctgcaggctaacactgAGCTAACTGTGAAGTCGTGTTGGTCGTAGTCTTGTGTTGATCTTTGTGTCTTCTGTCTGAAGGGGAGATCGAGTGTCTGAGAGGAGAACTGGAGGGAGCGACGGCTGGGAGacaagaagagaggaagagtagagagaggagcgaggaggagatgaaggctctgagggaggagacggagagGCTCACGGAGGAGCTTGATaagctgaggaagaggaggagtgaagaagaagaggagaggaaggaggagaaggaggcctggcagaaagagagggaggcgCTGAGTGAGGAGCTGGGGACGAGAGACGGAGAGGTGGAGGTGCTGGGGAGGCGCCTGGAGGGACTGacggaggagaaggaggagaggcagagacaggtggagagactgagggaggagGTGACAGAGAAGGAGGTGCAAATCAGCTACATGGTGGAGAAACTACAGCGGGTGGaggtagagagggagagattggaAGAGGAGGCGAAGAGGAAGGAGGTCAggatgaaagaggaggaggtgaagagggaggaggagatagAGGCGCTCTGCGACCGGATGGAGAGATtggaaagagagaagaaggagagggaggaggaggtggagagactGATGGAGAATGTGGGGGAGGTGGAGCTGTTGAGGGTTAGGCTGAATGTTGCAAAGGAGGAGTGTgaggagctgaaggaggaggtggagcgcAAGGAGTGCAGCTTGGAGCGACAGATGAATGCcgtgagggagagggaggatgaggtggaggagctgaagaagcgGCTGAGGCTGGTGgaggagcgggaggaggagggagtgagagaACAGCAGGAGGTGAATAACAGACTGAAGCAGAAGGAGGCGAGGGAGGAGCAGTTGGAAGTGCTTCTAAGAGAAACCCGGCTTCTcctggagaaagagaggagggagggaggacaaaAAGACAACGTGATCTCCTCCCAGAGcagggagctgcaggaggcCCGGGCCCAGAGCGAGGGAGATAGGAGGAGAGccagagagagtgaggaagcCAGAGacagactggaggaggaggggaaggagtgGAGGGAGAAGGCAGAGCGGAGCTTGAGGGAGGTGACAAAACTTAACCTCATCCTaaaggagcaagaggaggaggcgCAGCAGCTGAGAGCCactgtggaggagagggaggaagaggttgggagagaggaggggctgAGGAGaacagaggtggagaggaggaagaggctggaggagaaactgagggtggtggaggagggctgggaggaagagagggaggctCTGAGGAAATccagggaggagaagaagataTTAGAGGATGAACTGGGGGAGGTGAAAGAAGAGCGAGGGAGGATGCTGGAGGCTGAGAGAGGTCAGCACCTCCTGCTGCAGGAGCGAGggaggtgcagagagagagagctggaggaggagaaggctgGTCTGTCTGTGGAGCTGAGGAGAAGGGAGAGGGAGGTGTCTGCACTCAGAGAGGAGGCATTAAGTGAAGAAAGGGAGAAGCAGGAGGTGCAGGAAGAGCtgatgaaaagaagagaagaggcaaCACTTCTCAGAGAGGAGGTGCAGAAGGagtggaggcagagagagaaggtACAGGAGGAACTGAAGAGGACCAGGAGTGAGCTGACAGTCATCACAGAGGAGGcgcagaaggagaaggagcaggtcAAGGAGAACCTAatgaggaaagagagggaggtgaAAGCTCTTAAAGAGGAGGTgcagaaggagaagagaaaggagggagggggccCAGGAGGAGATGAGGCAGATGGAGAAGGTAGAGGAGAAGCTCTCTGCATTGAGAGAGGAGGTACAACATGAACaaagggagaagaaggagacgCAGGAAgagctgatgaagaggagacaggaggcgTCAATCCTCAGAGAGGAGGTGTCTGCACTCAGAGAGGAGGTGTCTGTGCTCAGAGAGGAGGCATTGAGTGAACAAAGAGAGAAGCAGGAGGTGCAGGAAGAGCtgatgaaaagaagagaagaggcaaCACTTCTCAGAGAGGAGGTGCAGAAGGagtggaggcagagagagaaggtACAGGAGGAACTGAAGAGGACCAAGAGTGAGCTGACAGTCATCACAGAGGAGGcgcagaaggagaaggagcagatCCAAACAAAGCTAATGAGGACAGATAAGGAGGTGATGGCTCTCAGAGAGGAGGTGCAGAAGGagtggaggcagagagagagagtacagGAGGAACTGAAGAGGACCAGGAGTGAGCTGACAGTCATCACAGAGGAGGcgcagaaggagaaggagcaggtcAAGGAGAACCTAatgaggaaagagagggaggcgAAAGCTCTTAAAGAGGAGGTgcagaaggagaagagaaggagggagggggcccAGGAGGAGTTGAGGCAGATGGAGAAGGTAGAGGAGAAGCTCTCTGCATTTAGAGAGGAGGTACAAAATGAACaaagggagaagaaggagacgCAGGAAgagctgatgaagaggagacaggaggcgTCAATCCTCAGAGAGGAGGTGTCTGTGCTCAGAGAGGAGGCATTAAGTGAACAAAGGGAGAAGCAGGAGGTGCAGGAAGAGCtgatgaaaagaagagaagaggcaaCACTTCTCAGAGAGGAGGTGCAGAAGGagtggaggcagagagagaaggtACAGGAGGAACTGAAGAGGACCAAGAGTGAGCTGACAGTCATCACAGAGGAGGCGCAGAAGGAGCgtaggaggaggcaggaggcccaggaggagctgacaggtgtgcagcagagtgtggaggtgatggaggagaaccTGGCCTCCCTGCAGACTCAGGTAAGGCACAGTTcacacagctaacagctaacaggaagTCTCAGTGCAGCTAACAGGAAGTCTCagtgcagctaacagctaacagctaacaggaagTCTCAGTGCAGCTAGCAGGAAGTCTCAGTGCAGCTAACAGGAAGTCTCagtgcagctaacagctaacaggaagTCTCAGTGCAGCTAACAGGAAGTCTCagtgcagctaacagctaacaggaCGTCTCagtgcagctaacagctaacaggaagTCTCTGTGCAGCTAACAGGTAGTCTCAGTGCAGCTAACAGGAAGTCTCagtgcagctaacagctaacaggaagTCTCAGTGCAGCTAACAGGAAGTCTCagtgcagctaacagctaacaggaCGTCTCagtgcagctaacagctaacaggtAGTCTTAGTGCAGCTAACAGGTAGTCTCagtgcagctaacagctaacaggtAGTCTCagtgcagctaacagctaacatgaAGTCTCAGTGCAGCTAACAGGTAGTCTCAGTGCAGCTAACAGGAAGTGTCagtgcagctaacagctaacaggtAGTCTCagtgcagctaacagctaacaggaagTCTCAGTGCAGCTAACAGGTAGTCTCagtgcagctaacagctaacaggtAGTCTCagtgcagctaacagctaacaggtAGTCTCAgtgcagctaaaagctaacaggaAGTCTCagtgcagctaacagctaacaggaagTCTCAGTGCAGCTAACAGGTAGTCTCAGTGCAGCTAACAGGAAGTCTCagtgcagctaacagctaacaggtAGTCTCAGTgcggctaacagctaacaggaagtctcagtgcagctaacagctaacaggaagtctcagtgcagctaacagctaacaggaagTCTCAGTGCAGCTAAAAGGTAGTCTCagtgcagctaacagctaacaggaagtctccgtgcagctaacagctaacaggaagtctcagtgcagctaacagctaacaggaagTCTCAGTGCAGCTAACAGGAAGTCTCAGTGCAGCTAACAGGTAGTCTTAGTGCAGCTAACAGGTAGTCTTAGTGCAGCTAACAGGTAGTCTTAGTGCAGCTAACAGGTAGTCTTAGTGCAGCTAACAGGAAGTCTCagtgcagctaacagctaacaggaagtctcagtgcagctaacagctaacaggaagTCTCAGTGCAGCTAACAGGAAGTCTCAGTGCAGCTAACAGGTAGTCTTAGTGCAGCTAACAGGTAGTCTTAGTGCAGCTAACAGGTAGTCTTAGTGCAGCTAACAGGTAGTCTTAGTGCAGCTAACAGGAAGTCTCAGTGCAGCTCACAGCTAACAGGAAGTCTCagtgcagctaacagctaacagctaacaggaagTCTAAGTGCAGCTAACAGGAAGTCTCAGTGCAGCTCACAGCTAACAGGAAGTCTCAGGCACACCTGCAggtttcagggagtttgttctgATCTGTGGATTATGATAACTGaacgctgcttctccatgtttagttctgacttcAGGGACTAAAGCAGACCAGAACCTGACGACCTCAGAGGTTCTGGATGGTTCTGAATGTGGCAGCAgatcataaatgtgttttggcCTGAAAGCAGGATTTTAAAATTGattctttgacagacaggaagtcagtgtgAAGATCtgagaactggagtgatgtgatctactgtTTGGTTCTTGTTAGAACTTGAGCAGCTGGTTCtggatcagctgcagctgtctgagtCCTGTAGAGACAGCGTTACAGGAGCCGAGTCTGCTGGAGATAAATGTGTGGACAAGTTTCTCCAGATGGAGACATAAGTCCTCTTACCCTGGATATATTCTCCAGGTTTGTAGCTGTGTTAGTGTGGCTGCTGAAGTTCTGGTCTGAGTCCATGATCACACTGAGGGTTCTGGCTCGGTTTggtttcaacattacagactgaagctgagcagagactgtTAGTCGTTCTTCCTCAGAGTTTTCATCagtaaaacaaagataagactgaaataattgtttttggttcTGACACTTCCAATCACTGATTTGTTCAACACATCTGCTCAGTGTTTGTATGTGATGATAGTCTGCTGGTGATGTGTTATAAtgtgtgtgtcgtctgcagGACTGTGCTAACACATCTTGTTGTTTCCATCATCTGAGCCAACTATAAATGTTGGACAGTAGAGGctccagaatggagccctgcgGGACTCCGCTGGTGATTTCATCTGCTCAGATGTGTAAttaccaatagacacaaagcaGTCTCTGTCATTAAGATAGGATTTAAACCAACGTCGTGCTGTACCAGAGAGACCCACACAGGTTTCCAGTCGGTTTAGTGGTACGtcatggtcgactgtgtcagacacagcgctgagatccagtaacagaCTGAGAACACTGTCCATAGGCCTGTCACCATAACACATTTTGCTGGACGATAAATTGTCCCAGAAATTATTGCGATAAACGATAATGTTGTTTTGAGACCATTTTTCAactaatataatgataatggcATAATAATGCAAGTACACCCTTTCAAAGATcaataaacttttatttctaaagaatatttaacattggaattggaatgtgaagaagacattttagatatccaaaataaatcaacaaaacaaccagaaacaataaataaaaaggactcGGTCTAGGGGTGGGTAACAttatcgattcatcaatgcattgcaatatattttttcccaattcaatatcgattcataaaatcctctgaatcgatttgGGCAAGCgaccacctgctgtccctcgccggacctctcggcccctcgccggacctctcggcccctcctcgccggacctctcggcccctcctcgccggacctctcggccTCTCCTCGCCAGACCTCTCGGcccctcgccggacctctcggcccctcgccggacctctcggcccctcctcgccggacctctcggccTCTCCTCGCCAGACCTCTCGGcccctcgccggacctctcggccCCTCCTCGCCAGACCTTTCGGcccctcgccggacctctcggcccctcctcgccggacctctcggccCCTCCTCTCCGGACCTCTCGGCCCCtcctcgccggacctctcggccCCTTGCCGGACCTCTCGGCCCCtcctcgccggacctctcggccCCTCGCCGGACCTCTAGGTCCCTCCTCGCCGGACCTCTCAGCCCCTCGCCAGACCTCTTGGCCCCtcctcgccggacctctcggcccctcgccggacctctcggcccctcgccggacctctcggccCCTCCTCGCCAGACCTTTCGGcccctcgccggacctctcggcccctcctcgccggacctctcggccCCTCCTCTCCGGACCTCTCGGCCCCtcctcgccggacctctcggcccctcgccggacctctcggcccctcctcgccggacctctcggccCCTCGCCGGACCTATAGGTCCCTCCTCGCCGGACCTCTCAGCCCCTCGCCAGACCTCTTGGCCCCTCCTCGCCGGGCCTCTCGGCCCCTCGCCGGGCCTCTTGGCCCCtcctcgccggacctctcggcccctcgccggacctctcggcccctcgccggacctctcggccCCTCCTCGCCAGACCTTTCGGcccctcgccggacctctcggcccctcctcgccggacctctcggccCCTCCTCTCCGGACCTCTCGGCCCCtcctcgccggacctctcggcccctcgccggacctctcggcccctcctcgccggacctctcggccCCTCGCCGGACCTATAGGTCCCTCCTCGCCGGACCTCTCAGCCCCTCGCCAGACCTCTTGGCCCCTCCTCGCCGGGCCTCTCGGCCCCTCGCCGGGCCTCTCGGTCCCtcctcgccggacctctcggcccctcctcgccggacctctcggccCCTCGCCGGCCCTCTCGGCCCCTCGCCGGGCCTCTCGGCCCCTCCTCGCCGGGCCTCTCGGCCCCtcctcgccggacctctcggccCCTCGCCGGCCCTCTCGGCCCCTCCTTGCCAGACCTCTCGGcccctcgccggacctctcggcccctcctcgccggacctctcggcccctcctcgccggacctctcggcccctcgccggacctctcggcccctcctcgccggacctctcggcccctcgccggacctctcggcccctcctcgccggacctctcggccCCTCCTCGCCAGACCTCTCGGCCCCTTGCCGGACCTCTCAGCCCCTCCTCGCTGGACCTCTCGGcccctcgccggacctctcggcccctcgccggacctctcggcccctcctcgccggacctctcggcccctcctcgccggacctctcggccCCTCCTCGCCAGACCTCTCGGcccctcgccggacctctcggccCCTTGCCGGACCTCTCAGCCCCTCCTCGCTGGACCTCTCGGcccctcgccggacctctcggccCCTCCTCACCGGACCTCTCAgtcccgcctccagcagctacagtacctttgtttacatttcagaaagatttataatttaagattactttttttaattaaaaaatgatcaacaggtactctagtgaataatttgtttattactacttattactgaatcgatatcgaagcatttaagtcaatattgaatcgaatcgatattgaatccacttgcgacctaaagaatctAAATCTAATTGGATCGTGAGGTTcgtaacaatacccagccctgaCTCGGTCTGTTACAACCCTAACAACCCTTCAGTACGTCGTCTTTCACGATGTACAGTTGCTGTTACAATTGCTGTTTGTGACACGTGTGTTCTCCCAGGCAGTTCGTACTGGCTGTCACATGTTTGCAGCATTTGTGTAAATGCTTTTCGACGGTATTAAAGGGCTGCATCTCTTTAGTGATGAACTACACTGTGAGTGGCACCATTCTGCACCGTCCTGTTTGTATGTTGTTTGTCGACTGAACGCCTCAGTGATTGTGGCCTGTCGGGGAGACGGAGACGGCTCCTCTGTAGCTTTAGTTGTAGTTCTTTTCCCAGCTGGGAAAACTGCATCTGATGATTATGCTGTAGGTGCAGatgcatgtttgttgtgttgccGCTTTTAGTGGCTCCTGTTTTACAACATACCGGCTCGTCCAGGTTAAGTGGCTCACTGTGGTCATTCGGTTTGAATCCAAAGTGCTCCCACACTGCAGCTGTCGCGTTCAGCTTTGAAACCAATTCCATCTTAGTTTTTATTCCTCCAAATCTCAACCAGCGGTACCTCTGGCTTGCTGCTCGTCTCGGGGCTGTCGTGCTGCACTCTGGTACGTCAAACACTGACTGACAAGAGGGTTCACCTGAGAGACaccaggaaaacaaacaagcttCACATTATTGAGGCCGGCAAGATAATCGAACTCATTTTAATTTATCATcagattaattgatttattgattatggAGACAGGCCtaactgtctgtgtttaaatgaaTGTCACTGAGGACTTTGATGAGAGCCGTCTCAGAGCGGTGATGTGGTCAAAGTcctgaaaacatcaaaacagtcatttaattattaataattaatttattatttgttattaattgttcagctgctgaaaaacagctttttcagttattttactCAAAACTTTGAGGTTTGATATGGACCTATAGTTGTTCATCACTGATGTGTCTAGATTGTTCTTCTTCAGGAGGTTTAATGACTGCAGGCTTCATGAACAGACATGTTGACAATCTGCAGCAGATCTGGAGTCAGTCAGTCTGAACCTggtttgaagaaccctgctggtaaaatattcaggcagcaggaggaagatttGTTGTTCTCGCTGCAAAAGTTGTTAacctccttcacagcaacatcacccaGGTACATATAACACCTGAGGGTCTGACTAACTCCTGGAACtactccagtaaataggacgagCCTTTATATCGACTCACTGAGCGCGTGTCGTCTGTACGGTGGCCACAGTGGGACAACTCAGACTTGTCAGCTGTCCctgatgctaatgttagcatgctagctgcaCATCACTGTTAAATATGGTCGAGGGTGTTAGCATgtaacctgtgtgtgtttcaggtgtctGAGCTGAGTCGCAGCAGGGAGCGAGTGAGGCAGGAGGtcaaggagaaggaggaggagaagcagcagatGAGGGAGGGGCTGAGGGCCGCGCTGGAGGAGATGACCAAGCTGAAGCTCCTCCTGCAGGTAGTCACAGAGacatgctagctgtttccatctgtttaCAGTCTCTATGCTAAGTATGAGCTAACCAGCTTTAGCTCTCACATCACAGAGATGATAATCTAAAATACtgcactgttcctttaaccaTTCTTGAGGAGAGCCACACAGAGGGGGAGAAACTGAGGAGCgctctggaggagaggaaggaggaggtggagaggttcagagaggaggaggggctCCGACAcgaggaggagctgaaggctCTGTCAGGAGAAATCCAGTtactgaaggagaaggagaaggagaaggagtggAGGTccagggtggaggaggtgaggagggacCAGAGCACACAGATCTCCTCACTGACTGctgagagtgacagagaggagacagacggtcagatgaggaggaggaggaggaggagaggccgaGAGACAGACAaccaggaggagggaggagaggtgagcaggaggaggtcAAACCCTTTGTGTATAGACAATACTGTAGAATGAAAAACCACTGGAGATGttgaaatgtgtcattttgtttcatttgttgaggaggagcaggagcagtactcctctctgctgcaggagcagtactcctctctgctgcaggagcaggaggagaccagcaggctgctgctgcagagagaagctgaGGTAAAACATCCTTCAAACTGTGAGTGTCTCCGTTCACCCCGAGTGTTCCTGATCACATCACACTGTCTGTGTTGTGAAGGTGTACGCTCTGACTCAGAGGACAGACGAGCTGGAGAAGGGCAGGGATCGTGTCCGATTGGCTCTGGAGCGAACTGAGGCAGCTATGATTGGCTACAGGGAGAGAGCCCACCAACAGGAGCAGAGCCAGTGGGCGGGGTCTAACCCAGACGAGGTCAGTGTGTATCTGATAGGACGATTAGGTTCAgtcagagaaacagacagacagtgtccTGAACACCtgactgaggtgtgtgtgtgtgtgtgtgtgtgtgtgtgtgtcagcagggtGTGCAGGACAGGCTGGTGGTCCTGCAGCGTCTGGTGGCTGAACTGGAGCTGGACCAGAAACGACTGAACAAGAAGAACTCTCACCTGGAAAaccagaaagaaaaactgaagagagacagaaacacactgagagacacactgagacaggtacacacacacacacacacacgcacacacacacacacacacacacacacacaaactttgacaggtacacacacacacacacacacacacacacacaaactttgacaggtacacacacacacacacacacacacatgtttttgtgtgtgtgtgtttcaggtggaggaggagcgtTCCAGGTTCAGacagcagctgactgacagcATTACATCTCAGGTgaggcccacacacacacacacacacacacacacacacacacactcacgcacacagtgtgtatgtgtgtgaacctgtttgtgttgttcaggAGGGTGCagacaccacagaagaagaacgtCTGCGGAGCAGAGTGAGGGAGCTGGAGGACCAGGTGAGGTCACCACAGAAACTGTTTCAGATGTTGTCAGTTGTCAGGTggatgttgatgatgtcactgtgtctCCTACCCTCAGGTGAGTCAGCTCCGTCTCTCATTGGCTGTGGATCAGCAGCAGAGGGTGGAGTTTATCCAGCAGTCATCCAGGAACAGCCAATGGCTGCTCTCTCTGAGACATGACCTCGCCGACTCACTGGATGCCGTCACGCGCCGTCCAATCCCGTCCGTCCTGGAGTCTGAGACGCAGCGATTGGACCGCAgcctgagggaggaggagcttAGAATGTCTCTCAGCCAATCATAAcgcctgaaaatgaaaaactgttAACTGAAGCTTCTGACCAAAGAAACTGGCTCTGAGACAATCTGCACTGTCACGTGTTTTACTGAGACAATCAACACAACAGAGTTTAATCTTGATTTTCCTGGCAGGGTC is a window from the Sparus aurata unplaced genomic scaffold, fSpaAur1.1, whole genome shotgun sequence genome containing:
- the LOC115578200 gene encoding LOW QUALITY PROTEIN: trichohyalin-like (The sequence of the model RefSeq protein was modified relative to this genomic sequence to represent the inferred CDS: deleted 1 base in 1 codon); the protein is MSDTVRVSSGTSQLIVFITQEKMCLLSEGEIECLRGELEGATAGRQEERKSRERSEEEMKALREETERLTEELDKLRKRRSEEEEERKEEKEAWQKEREALSEELGTRDGEVEVLGRRLEGLTEEKEERQRQVERLREEVTEKEVQISYMVEKLQRVEVERERLEEEAKRKEVRMKEEEVKREEEIEALCDRMERLEREKKEREEEVERLMENVGEVELLRVRLNVAKEECEELKEEVERKECSLERQMNAVREREDEVEELKKRLRLVEEREEEGVREQQEVNNRLKQKEAREEQLEVLLRETRLLLEKERREGGQKDNVISSQSRELQEARAQSEGDRRRARESEEARDRLEEEGKEWREKAERSLREVTKLNLILKEQEEEAQQLRATVEEREEEVGREEGLRRTEVERRKRLEEKLRVVEEGWEEEREALRKSREEKKILEDELGEVKEERGRMLEAERGQHLLLQERGRCRERELEEEKAGLSVELRRREREVSALREEALSEEREKQEVQEELMKRREEATLLREEVQKEWRQREKVQEELKRTRSELTVITEEAQKEKEQVKENLMRKEREVKALKEEVQKEKRKEGGGPGEMRQMEKVEEKLSALREEVQHEQREKKETQEELMKRRQEASILREEVSALREEVSVLREEALSEQREKQEVQEELMKRREEATLLREEVQKEWRQREKVQEELKRTKSELTVITEEAQKEKEQIQTKLMRTDKEVMALREEVQKEWRQRERVQEELKRTRSELTVITEEAQKEKEQVKENLMRKEREAKALKEEVQKEKRRREGAQEELRQMEKVEEKLSAFREEVQNEQREKKETQEELMKRRQEASILREEVSVLREEALSEQREKQEVQEELMKRREEATLLREEVQKEWRQREKVQEELKRTKSELTVITEEAQKERRRRQEAQEELTGVQQSVEVMEENLASLQTQVSELSRSRERVRQEVKEKEEEKQQMREGLRAALEEMTKLKLLLQESHTEGEKLRSALEERKEEVERFREEEGLRHEEELKALSGEIQLLKEKEKEKEWRSRVEEVRRDQSTQISSLTAESDREETDGQMRRRRRRRGRETDNQEEGGEVSRRRSNPLCIDNTQYSSLLQEQEETSRLLLQREAEVYALTQRTDELEKGRDRVRLALERTEAAMIGYRERAHQQEQSQWAGSNPDEQGVQDRLVVLQRLVAELELDQKRLNKKNSHLENQKEKLKRDRNTLRDTLRQVEEERSRFRQQLTDSITSQEGADTTEEERLRSRVRELEDQVSQLRLSLAVDQQQRVEFIQQSSRNSQWLLSLRHDLADSLDAVTRRPIPSVLESETQRLDRSLREEELRMSLSQS